GCATCATCACGCAGATAGATCAGGGCTGGATCGAATCGGAAAAAGTCAGGACTGTTATTAAAAAATACTATGATGTCGGCGTAAGCGGGACGCATGAACTCGTTGCCCGTGCGATTCATGAAGAATATATCTCTCAGCAGAAGAAGTTGGGGATGACCCCGGAAACAAACCCCTCGATGCGCCCCTGGAACGAGCTGTCCCGCCACCTGCAGGATGCAAACCTCAAGCAGGCTGACGATGCGTGGAAGAAGCTGCAGATGATCCAATGTGCTATCGGTTTTGCCATAAAACCGGACGAGCCGTTGTTCAGGTTCCTCCCCCAGGAGATCGAGATGCTGGCTGAACATGAACACCAGCGCTGGATGGATGAAAAGGTAAAAATGGGGTGGAAATACGGGCCCGAGACCAATGATAAGGCAAGAATTCATAATTGTATAGTGCCGTGGGAGGTTCTGCCGGACCATGAGAGGGAAAAAGACCGGGATGCGGTCCAGGCCCTGCCGCAAATCCTTGCGAAGGTACGGTTGAAAATTATCCGGTTCGAAGAAAAAGAACCGCAAGACTATATGTGATTTTTGTCATTCGTGGACAGGTAAATCCTTGAATCGTATGTTCGGATTATAGGGAAAGGCTAATAATACAAAGACCACCAGAAAACAATGGATAGATAATTCGGAATAAAATATTGGGATGCTCAGGATATGCCACCTCCAGATGAATTTTCCCGGCCCAATGTAAACCATCACGATGTCTTCATCAGCTATGCCCAGCTTGATAAACCGATCGCCGATGCCGTATGTGCAAAACTGGAATCCCGCCATATCCGGTGCTGGATTGCACCACGGGATGTGCCTCCGGGGAAAAATTTCCCGGAAGCAATCATCGATGCGATTGAAGAGAGTAAAGTTGTCACGCTGATCTTTTCATCGCACGCCAACAATTCTCCTCATGTACTCAGGGAAGTCACCAAAGCCGTGAACAAAGGCTGCATCATCGTCCCGTTCCGGGTTGAAGATGTCGTGCCGTCCAAATCGATGGAATACCTGATCAGTGTCCCGCACTGGCTGGATGCAATTACACCTCCACTCGAGAAGCATATTGATGAACTGGCTGGTAACGTTGAACGAATTCTTTTGTCGTCAAAGGAACCTGCAGTCTGCGCGTCCTGTAAAACACCCCTCTCGTCCA
Above is a genomic segment from Methanoregula sp. containing:
- a CDS encoding RyR domain-containing protein — its product is MLLQNDDKLAQVLNSLPVLIFFTDPDGVFLWKNKIFYKFFTGLKISGGVNSIGDLFPEDKEEFSRDIHKVASTGEPKYGIIRRIDTAKAGAKTLKFSILPFNGSGKRKFEILVFGTDITEQAEMEQLKKDAYDQIERNIEQFAILGDHLRNPVTGIVGFCDLLDDKTIAQKIIGQAKEIDRIITQIDQGWIESEKVRTVIKKYYDVGVSGTHELVARAIHEEYISQQKKLGMTPETNPSMRPWNELSRHLQDANLKQADDAWKKLQMIQCAIGFAIKPDEPLFRFLPQEIEMLAEHEHQRWMDEKVKMGWKYGPETNDKARIHNCIVPWEVLPDHEREKDRDAVQALPQILAKVRLKIIRFEEKEPQDYM